From a region of the Streptomyces tirandamycinicus genome:
- the thiD gene encoding bifunctional hydroxymethylpyrimidine kinase/phosphomethylpyrimidine kinase has protein sequence MSRQAPPRVLTVAGSDSGGGAGVQADLKAMLALGVHGMSVVTAVTAQNSLGVQGAWELPVEAVRAQYRSVVDDIGVQAVKTGMLASAELVEAVADLLAGTDAPVVVDPVGVSKHGDALLAASALDSVRTVLLPVATVATPNLDEVAALTGVCVESEDDLPRAADAVLALGPRWALIKGGHLAGDAVDLLTDGTATHWLRAPRYDNRHTHGTGCTLASAVAAELAKGADVPEAVATAKAYVTGAIAAGFPLGGGIGPVDHAWERRRPGG, from the coding sequence GTGAGCCGGCAGGCGCCGCCGCGGGTGCTCACCGTCGCCGGGTCCGACTCCGGCGGCGGCGCCGGTGTCCAGGCGGACCTCAAGGCCATGCTCGCGCTCGGCGTGCACGGGATGAGCGTCGTCACGGCCGTCACCGCGCAGAACTCGCTCGGGGTGCAGGGAGCCTGGGAGCTGCCGGTCGAGGCGGTACGGGCCCAGTACCGGAGCGTCGTGGACGACATCGGCGTCCAGGCAGTGAAGACCGGGATGCTCGCCTCGGCGGAGCTCGTCGAGGCCGTCGCGGACCTGCTGGCCGGCACGGACGCCCCCGTGGTCGTCGACCCGGTCGGCGTCTCCAAGCACGGCGACGCCCTGCTGGCCGCGTCCGCGCTCGACTCCGTCCGCACGGTGCTGCTGCCGGTGGCCACGGTCGCCACCCCCAACCTCGACGAGGTCGCCGCTCTCACCGGTGTGTGCGTGGAGAGCGAGGACGACCTGCCCCGTGCGGCGGACGCGGTGCTCGCGCTCGGGCCGCGCTGGGCGCTGATCAAGGGCGGTCATCTCGCCGGGGACGCGGTGGACCTGCTCACCGACGGCACCGCGACGCACTGGCTGCGCGCCCCGCGGTACGACAACCGGCACACGCACGGTACGGGCTGCACCCTCGCCTCGGCCGTCGCGGCGGAACTCGCCAAGGGGGCGGACGTCCCGGAGGCCGTCGCGACCGCCAAGGCGTATGTGACGGGCGCGATCGCCGCGGGCTTCCCGCTCGGCGGCGGGATCGGGCCCGTGGACCACGCCTGGGAACGGCGCCGGCCGGGCGGCTGA
- a CDS encoding Lrp/AsnC family transcriptional regulator codes for MVQAYILIQTEVGKASTVADTISKIPGVIQAEDVTGPYDVIVRAQADTVDELGRMVVAKVQQVDGITRTLTCPVVHL; via the coding sequence GTGGTACAGGCGTACATCCTCATCCAGACCGAGGTGGGCAAGGCGTCGACGGTCGCCGACACCATCTCCAAGATCCCGGGAGTGATCCAGGCCGAGGACGTGACGGGTCCCTACGACGTGATCGTGCGCGCCCAGGCCGACACCGTCGACGAACTGGGCCGGATGGTGGTCGCCAAGGTCCAGCAAGTGGACGGCATCACCCGTACGCTCACCTGCCCCGTCGTGCACCTCTAG
- a CDS encoding thiamine-phosphate kinase has product MKGTVGELGEFGLIRELTSRLTSTPAVRLGPGDDAAVVSAPDRRVVASTDLLLEGRHFRRDWSTAYDVGRKAAAQNLADIAAMGAVPTALLLGLVVPADLPVTWATELMDGIRDECQVAGAAVVGGDVVRGDTITLAITALGDLRNHDPVTRAGAQPGDVVAYTGWLGWSAAGHAVLSRGFRSPRAFVEAHRRPEPPYHAGPAAAGLGATAMTDVSDGLVADLGHIADASKVRIDLRSGLIDIPSQMNDIGQAVGVDPLQWVLSGGEDHAIVATFPPDAKLPARWKVIGEVLNPSALPQVTVDGAPWTSKGGWDHFGGEA; this is encoded by the coding sequence ATGAAGGGCACTGTGGGCGAGCTGGGGGAGTTCGGGCTCATCAGGGAGCTCACCTCCAGGCTCACCTCCACTCCCGCGGTACGGCTCGGACCCGGCGACGACGCCGCGGTCGTGTCCGCACCCGACCGCAGGGTCGTGGCCAGCACCGACCTGCTGCTGGAGGGACGGCACTTCCGGCGCGACTGGTCCACGGCCTACGACGTGGGCCGCAAGGCGGCGGCGCAGAACCTCGCCGACATCGCCGCCATGGGTGCCGTGCCGACCGCGCTGCTGCTCGGCCTGGTGGTCCCCGCCGACCTCCCGGTCACCTGGGCCACCGAGCTGATGGACGGCATCCGCGACGAGTGCCAGGTCGCCGGCGCGGCCGTCGTCGGCGGCGACGTCGTCCGCGGTGACACAATCACCCTGGCGATCACCGCTCTCGGCGACCTCCGCAACCACGACCCGGTGACCAGGGCCGGGGCCCAGCCCGGCGATGTCGTCGCGTACACCGGGTGGTTGGGCTGGTCCGCCGCCGGGCACGCGGTGCTGTCGCGCGGGTTCCGCTCGCCGCGGGCTTTCGTCGAGGCGCACCGGCGTCCCGAACCGCCGTACCACGCGGGTCCCGCCGCCGCCGGACTGGGCGCCACGGCGATGACCGACGTCAGCGACGGACTCGTGGCCGACCTCGGCCACATCGCCGACGCCAGCAAGGTCCGCATCGACCTGCGCTCCGGACTGATCGACATCCCCTCGCAGATGAACGACATCGGCCAGGCCGTCGGCGTCGACCCCCTCCAGTGGGTGCTCAGCGGAGGCGAGGACCACGCGATCGTCGCCACCTTCCCGCCGGACGCGAAGCTGCCCGCCCGGTGGAAGGTGATCGGCGAGGTGCTCAACCCGTCGGCGCTGCCGCAGGTGACGGTCGACGGCGCACCGTGGACCAGCAAGGGCGGCTGGGACCACTTCGGGGGGGAGGCGTGA
- the recG gene encoding ATP-dependent DNA helicase RecG produces MDGVLDEPLTKTLGPATAKVMAENLDLRTVGDLLHHYPRRYEERGQLTRLAELPLDEHVTVVAQVADARVLTFNGGRGRRLEVTITDGSGRLQLVFFGRGAHRPHKDLLPGTRAMFAGKVSVFNRKLQLAHPTYERLDAESGEGAVSAFAGRLIPIYPACKGLESWKIAKAVDAVLPHATEAVDPLPAALREGRGLVPLPQALLKIHRPQTKADVEEARQRLKWDEAFVLQVALARRRYADAQLPAVARRPVPDGLLDAFDARLPFTLTEGQRKVSAEIFGDLATEHPMHRLLQGEVGSGKTMVALRAMLAVVDAGGQAAMLAPTEVLAQQHHRSVVEMMGDLAEGGMLGGAERATKVVLLTGSMGAAARRHALLDLATGEAGIVIGTHALIEDKVQFHDLGLVVVDEQHRFGVEQRDALRGKGKQPPHLLVMTATPIPRTVAMTVFGDLETSVLDQLPAGRSPIASHVVPAADKPHFLARAWERVREEVETGHQAYVVCPRIGDDLDASTEARRTSPEDEAEKRPPLAVLDVAGQLAAGPLRGLRVEVLHGRMPPDDKDAVMRRFAAGEVDVLVATTVIEVGVNVPNATAMVIMDADRFGVSQLHQLRGRVGRGSAPGLCLLVTEMPEASPARARLGAVAATLDGFELSRIDLEQRREGDVLGQAQSGVRSSLRVLAVIEDEEIIAAAREEAVSVVGADPELEGLPELRTALDALLDKDREQYLDKG; encoded by the coding sequence ATGGACGGCGTGCTGGACGAACCGCTGACCAAGACGCTCGGCCCCGCGACCGCCAAGGTCATGGCCGAGAACCTCGACCTGCGCACCGTCGGTGATCTGCTGCACCACTATCCGCGCCGGTACGAGGAGCGCGGGCAGCTGACCCGGCTCGCCGAGCTGCCGCTGGACGAGCATGTGACCGTCGTCGCCCAGGTCGCCGACGCCCGGGTGCTCACGTTCAACGGCGGGCGCGGCCGGCGGCTGGAGGTCACCATCACCGACGGCAGCGGTCGGCTCCAGCTGGTGTTCTTCGGGCGCGGTGCGCACCGGCCCCACAAGGACCTGCTGCCCGGCACCCGCGCCATGTTCGCGGGCAAGGTCTCCGTGTTCAACCGCAAGCTGCAACTCGCCCACCCCACGTACGAGCGGCTCGACGCCGAGAGCGGCGAGGGCGCGGTCAGCGCCTTCGCCGGAAGACTCATCCCGATCTACCCGGCCTGCAAGGGCCTGGAGTCCTGGAAGATCGCCAAGGCCGTGGACGCCGTCCTCCCGCACGCGACGGAGGCCGTGGACCCGCTGCCGGCCGCGCTGCGCGAGGGCCGCGGTCTCGTCCCCCTCCCACAGGCACTGCTCAAGATCCACCGTCCGCAGACCAAGGCCGACGTGGAGGAGGCGAGACAGCGGCTGAAGTGGGACGAGGCATTCGTCCTCCAAGTGGCCCTGGCCCGGCGCCGGTACGCGGACGCCCAGCTTCCCGCCGTCGCCCGCCGGCCCGTGCCGGACGGACTGCTGGACGCCTTCGACGCACGGCTGCCGTTCACCCTCACCGAGGGCCAGCGGAAGGTCTCCGCCGAGATCTTCGGCGACCTGGCCACGGAGCATCCGATGCACCGGCTGCTCCAAGGCGAGGTCGGCAGCGGCAAGACCATGGTCGCCCTGCGCGCCATGCTCGCCGTGGTGGACGCGGGAGGGCAGGCGGCGATGCTCGCGCCCACCGAGGTCCTGGCCCAGCAGCACCACCGGTCCGTCGTCGAGATGATGGGCGACCTCGCCGAGGGCGGGATGCTCGGCGGCGCCGAGCGTGCCACCAAGGTCGTGCTGCTCACCGGGTCGATGGGTGCGGCCGCCCGCCGCCATGCCCTGCTCGACCTCGCCACCGGCGAGGCGGGGATCGTCATCGGCACCCACGCCCTGATCGAGGACAAGGTGCAGTTCCACGACCTGGGCCTGGTCGTCGTGGACGAGCAGCACCGATTCGGCGTCGAGCAGCGCGACGCCCTGCGCGGCAAGGGCAAGCAGCCGCCGCACCTGCTGGTCATGACCGCCACCCCGATCCCGCGCACGGTCGCCATGACGGTCTTCGGCGACCTGGAGACGTCCGTGCTGGACCAGCTGCCCGCCGGGCGCTCGCCGATCGCCTCGCACGTGGTCCCCGCCGCGGACAAGCCGCACTTCCTGGCGCGGGCCTGGGAGCGGGTGCGCGAGGAGGTGGAGACCGGTCACCAGGCGTACGTCGTCTGCCCGCGGATCGGCGACGACCTCGACGCCTCCACCGAGGCCCGGCGCACGTCGCCGGAGGACGAGGCCGAGAAGCGGCCGCCGCTGGCCGTGCTGGACGTGGCCGGGCAGCTGGCGGCCGGACCGCTGAGGGGCCTGCGCGTGGAGGTGCTGCACGGCCGCATGCCGCCCGACGACAAGGACGCCGTGATGCGCCGCTTCGCCGCGGGCGAGGTGGACGTGCTCGTCGCCACGACCGTCATCGAGGTCGGCGTGAACGTGCCGAACGCCACCGCCATGGTGATCATGGACGCCGACCGCTTCGGCGTCTCCCAGCTCCACCAGCTGCGCGGACGGGTCGGCCGCGGCTCGGCCCCCGGGCTCTGCCTGCTGGTCACGGAGATGCCCGAGGCGAGCCCGGCGCGTGCCCGGCTCGGCGCGGTGGCCGCCACCCTGGACGGCTTCGAGCTCTCCCGGATCGACCTCGAGCAGCGCCGCGAGGGCGATGTGCTGGGCCAGGCCCAGTCCGGAGTGCGTTCCTCGCTGCGGGTCCTCGCGGTCATCGAGGACGAGGAGATCATCGCCGCGGCCCGCGAGGAGGCCGTGTCCGTCGTCGGCGCCGACCCGGAGCTGGAGGGTCTTCCGGAGCTGCGTACGGCGCTGGACGCCCTGCTGGACAAGGACCGCGAGCAGTACCTGGACAAGGGCTGA
- a CDS encoding DUF3515 domain-containing protein — protein MSHRRLPFLPLAAVLLAAAGCSATDAARPVAVPAPPAEEKALCLALHKALPASVAGESRRDPEPRSELTAGWGDAAIVLRCGVPRPAGLQSTQADGVEVNGVNWFSEELEDGARFTTTYRRTYVEVTLSDRFTDMGPLTELAGPVAKTVPPRFTRTP, from the coding sequence ATGTCTCACCGCCGGCTCCCGTTCCTGCCCCTCGCCGCCGTGCTGCTGGCGGCCGCGGGCTGCTCCGCCACGGACGCCGCCCGGCCGGTCGCCGTTCCCGCTCCCCCCGCCGAGGAGAAGGCCCTGTGCCTGGCGCTGCACAAGGCGTTGCCGGCGTCGGTGGCCGGTGAGAGCCGCCGGGATCCCGAGCCCCGCTCCGAGCTCACCGCCGGGTGGGGGGACGCCGCGATCGTACTGCGCTGCGGCGTGCCCCGCCCCGCGGGGCTGCAGAGCACCCAGGCGGACGGGGTGGAGGTGAACGGCGTGAACTGGTTCTCCGAGGAACTGGAGGACGGCGCCCGGTTCACCACCACGTACCGCAGGACGTACGTCGAGGTGACGCTCTCGGACCGGTTCACGGACATGGGGCCGCTGACGGAACTCGCGGGGCCGGTCGCCAAAACCGTCCCGCCGCGCTTCACCCGGACTCCCTAG
- a CDS encoding DAK2 domain-containing protein, whose amino-acid sequence MPQPLDALAVRTWCSLALDALGREREEIDAINVYPVADGDTGTNLYLTVESAATAVEAVFAAYETGSAAPALADTVRAMAHGALIGARGNSGTILAQLLRGMAEVLGEGGGGAAGALRRAAESAHRAVAHPVEGTILSVASAAARAADGTAPGDDAAAVAAAYAAARRALEETPDQLDVLGRAGVVDAGGQGLVAVLGALAEAVTGEAPVRHAARVHPAVTATAADACDAGGPAFEVIYLLEAGDDAVARLRERLDALGDSLVVVGGDGLWNVHVHADDAGAVVEAGVEAGRPYRIRITHFAAAGHAEPRERIQRAVVAVVPGEGLAGLCAEAGATTVLARPGEPPASGELVEAIRRAHAREVVLLPNDTELRHTAAAAAEQARNEGVRVALIPTRSAVQGIAALAVHEPGRRFDEDVVAMTSAAGATRYGELAVAERQSFTSAGVCQAGDVLGLIEGDVAVIGADLATTAETVLDRMLSAGGELVTLVLPEDAPPELGDRLEAHVRAGHLAVDTVIYHGGAGAPLLVGVE is encoded by the coding sequence TTGCCCCAGCCCCTCGATGCCCTGGCGGTCCGCACCTGGTGCTCGCTCGCCCTGGACGCACTGGGCCGGGAGCGCGAGGAGATCGACGCGATCAACGTCTATCCGGTCGCGGACGGTGACACCGGCACCAACCTCTATCTGACCGTCGAGTCCGCGGCCACCGCCGTGGAGGCGGTGTTCGCGGCGTACGAGACCGGCTCGGCCGCCCCCGCGCTAGCCGACACCGTGCGGGCCATGGCGCACGGCGCGCTGATCGGGGCGCGGGGCAACTCGGGAACGATCCTGGCGCAGTTGCTGCGCGGTATGGCCGAGGTGCTCGGGGAGGGCGGCGGCGGGGCCGCCGGCGCGCTGCGGCGGGCCGCGGAATCCGCACACCGGGCGGTGGCGCACCCCGTGGAGGGCACGATCCTGAGCGTCGCCTCGGCCGCCGCCCGGGCCGCGGACGGCACGGCACCCGGCGATGACGCGGCGGCGGTCGCGGCCGCCTACGCGGCCGCGCGCCGGGCCCTGGAGGAGACGCCGGACCAGCTCGACGTGCTGGGGCGGGCCGGTGTGGTGGACGCGGGAGGGCAGGGGCTGGTGGCGGTGCTGGGCGCCCTGGCGGAGGCGGTCACGGGGGAGGCCCCGGTACGCCACGCGGCACGGGTCCATCCGGCGGTGACGGCGACGGCCGCCGACGCGTGCGACGCCGGAGGGCCGGCCTTCGAGGTGATCTACCTGCTGGAGGCCGGCGACGACGCCGTGGCCCGGCTGAGGGAACGGCTCGACGCGCTCGGCGACTCGCTGGTCGTGGTCGGCGGCGACGGGCTGTGGAACGTCCATGTGCACGCCGACGACGCGGGCGCGGTGGTGGAGGCCGGGGTGGAGGCGGGCCGGCCGTACCGCATCCGGATCACCCACTTCGCGGCGGCCGGGCACGCAGAGCCGCGGGAGCGCATCCAGCGGGCCGTCGTCGCCGTGGTGCCGGGCGAGGGGCTCGCCGGGCTGTGCGCCGAGGCCGGCGCGACCACGGTGCTCGCTAGGCCCGGCGAGCCGCCCGCCAGCGGTGAACTCGTCGAGGCCATCCGGCGCGCGCACGCCCGCGAGGTCGTGCTCCTCCCCAACGACACCGAGCTGCGGCACACCGCGGCGGCGGCGGCCGAGCAGGCCCGCAACGAGGGCGTCCGGGTCGCCCTCATCCCCACCCGCTCGGCGGTCCAGGGCATCGCCGCGCTCGCCGTCCACGAGCCCGGGCGCCGCTTCGACGAGGACGTGGTCGCCATGACCTCGGCGGCGGGGGCGACCCGCTACGGCGAACTGGCCGTCGCCGAACGGCAGTCCTTCACCTCCGCCGGCGTCTGCCAGGCGGGCGACGTACTGGGGCTCATCGAGGGCGACGTGGCGGTGATCGGCGCGGACCTCGCGACCACCGCCGAAACGGTTCTCGACCGGATGCTCTCGGCCGGCGGCGAACTCGTCACCCTGGTCCTCCCCGAGGACGCGCCGCCGGAACTGGGCGACCGGCTGGAGGCGCATGTGCGGGCGGGGCACCTGGCCGTGGACACGGTGATCTACCACGGGGGCGCGGGAGCCCCGCTCCTCGTCGGCGTGGAGTGA
- the rpmB gene encoding 50S ribosomal protein L28 has product MAANCDVCGKGPGFGNNISHSHRRTSRRWNPNIQRVRAVVGRTPKRLNVCTSCIKAGKVSR; this is encoded by the coding sequence GTGGCTGCCAACTGCGACGTCTGCGGCAAGGGGCCGGGCTTCGGCAACAACATCTCCCACTCGCACCGCCGCACGTCTCGTCGCTGGAACCCGAACATCCAGCGCGTGCGTGCCGTGGTCGGTCGGACGCCGAAGCGGCTCAACGTCTGCACCTCGTGCATCAAGGCCGGCAAGGTCTCGCGCTAA